One Vanessa cardui chromosome 22, ilVanCard2.1, whole genome shotgun sequence DNA window includes the following coding sequences:
- the LOC124539281 gene encoding uncharacterized protein LOC124539281: protein MAATDGQVVVAASRWSDEGHYLREFVVKNRLPNVAKIIKGQYGGLGVPTLPSPGLQSTALLVSAGKRKKIIAQAIKLKEGRRMVSVGPRIAIPETYKGYFELLSEEGRAVRCIEHVSELARRKLDDGCLVREPVRVICAKIDLDGNLTADGARNLPAGEVIMPRGEAFLGKNKYLKCTDSKGDTILLSLDQRGKFSAVAKEENISGVHTAKTLLTKRLPITVRLVHGTPPRGLKSASHFVPELRLLSLFEEDHVFALPLQKEGNALVALPLAAPLKMLRCKNEEHIKNFMEFSRLVEKCNRLLVDVVDRIHVLDGKLGDPKRLLNATPHAPPIIKTGYFLRRSASSDSANQHKYMNRHSHIYSSHRDDHSIPDEYDEIDQIYDYVRGFAPLPKNIKASYCNELTRHESAPSSPAATPIHMPLITEIKPEPPPIETIPTKKPLNQKAEKRTRKSINITKETPITVYKEKCSIAPAPNLPKLYIKNSVSNNKGRVLLSQKSHSPTKEAPSPGTSPIRPLAKGDSPIFNIRYKSLSNIHQAMELDGTLDSSHSGGRTSGDSGNGPKLPEKRSRRLSRPKSLTNLVWELKGCPVETNEKSKSRVKNEGYKKIGNKLSLGTQKRVPTLYL from the coding sequence ATGGCAGCCACAGACGGCCAAGTCGTGGTCGCGGCATCCCGCTGGTCAGACGAAGGCCACTACCTCAGAGAGTTCGTCGTAAAGAACCGACTCCCAAACGTCGCTAAAATCATCAAAGGCCAGTATGGAGGCCTTGGAGTGCCAACGCTACCGAGTCCTGGCTTACAGAGTACAGCCTTACTCGTGTCAGCAGGGAAGAGAAAGAAAATTATCGCCCAAGCCATAAAATTAAAGGAGGGAAGACGAATGGTCAGCGTTGGACCCAGGATTGCCATCCCCGAAACTTATAAAGGTTATTTCGAGTTATTAAGCGAGGAAGGTAGAGCAGTCCGGTGTATAGAACATGTATCAGAGCTGGCGAGACGAAAGCTTGATGATGGCTGTTTAGTTAGAGAACCTGTTAGGGTAATATGCGCTAAAATTGATTTAGACGGAAACCTCACTGCTGACGGAGCAAGAAACCTACCAGCCGGTGAAGTCATAATGCCCAGAGGGGAAGCGTttttaggtaaaaataaatatttaaagtgcaCTGATTCCAAGGGAGATACTATTCTACTAAGCTTAGATCAAAGGGGAAAGTTCTCAGCTGTTGctaaagaagaaaatataagtGGAGTTCACACTGCGAAAACGTTACTAACGAAACGATTGCCTATTACTGTTAGACTCGTACACGGAACTCCGCCTAGAGGCTTAAAGAGTGCGAGCCATTTTGTTCCAGAACTGAGATTGCTATCTTTGTTCGAAGAAGATCACGTTTTCGCTTTACCATTACAAAAGGAAGGGAACGCGCTGGTTGCATTGCCACTTGCAGCTCCGTTGAAAATGCTAAGATGTAAAAATGAAGAACACATCAAGAACTTCATGGAATTCTCTAGACTTGTTGAAAAATGTAACAGGTTGCTCGTAGACGTAGTAGACCGAATACACGTACTAGATGGTAAGCTTGGAGATCCTAAGAGATTACTGAACGCAACTCCGCATGCTCCACCTATAATAAAAACGGgatattttttaagaagaaGTGCATCATCGGATTCAGCGAATCAACACAAATACATGAATCGTCACAGTCACATCTATAGCAGTCACAGGGATGACCACAGTATCCCAGACGAGTATGATGAAATAGATCAAATTTATGACTACGTCAGAGGATTCGCTCCGCTACCTAAAAACATTAAAGCTTCTTATTGCAATGAACTAACAAGACATGAATCCGCACCTTCGTCTCCCGCAGCTACGCCGATACACATGCCCTTAATAACCGAAATCAAACCTGAGCCGCCTCCAATAGAGACGATACCCACTAAGAAACCTTTGAACCAAAAAGCCGAAAAGAGAACACGAAAATCAAtcaacataacaaaagaaacgCCAATAACAGTATACAAAGAGAAATGTTCAATTGCACCGGCGCCAAATTTGCCGAAGCTTTACATTAAAAACAgtgtaagtaataataaaggTAGGGTTTTACTGAGTCAAAAGAGTCATTCGCCAACTAAAGAGGCGCCTAGTCCTGGAACTAGTCCTATCCGCCCTTTAGCCAAGGGAGATTCACCTATCTTTAATATACGCTACAAAAGTCTATCGAATATCCACCAGGCCATGGAATTAGATGGTACGTTAGATTCGAGTCATTCGGGTGGCAGAACGTCAGGGGATTCTGGCAACGGTCCAAAGTTACCAGAGAAAAGATCGAGAAGATTGAGCAGACCTAAATCATTGACGAATTTAGTTTGGGAGTTGAAGGGTTGTCCTGTTGAAACGAATGAAAAGTCCAAATCTAGAGTTAAAAACGAAGGCTACAAGAAGATTGGAAACAAATTGTCGTTGGGAACGCAGAAACGAGTGCCTACGCTGTATCTTTAG